A single genomic interval of Pomacea canaliculata isolate SZHN2017 linkage group LG5, ASM307304v1, whole genome shotgun sequence harbors:
- the LOC112564974 gene encoding ankyrin-3-like isoform X1, translating into MVEGDKRYKRRERPRMASDETESTCKESQIKNFCTNILPAVARSIQNGSSLQEISSMLVESENFKSAVLSWRDPESSLNLFQWTIVNKRCDALKLLHQQYPAFLSGMVTTSGQLGQKCASFELEYINSPLHLACWVGDVNIFRYLLDSGCGPLVTVTSVISLKQISSNPTMFTTAKVSKSPRGKPFEFAVSQKHLDCVQFMLDNVIIQSVALRFLYAGVREPSSLLHKACSIGSGKLVSLLLKQSFRDIICLSDKNGKTPLHTAAWNGDTETIEQLLENGADVNALTESRSCLHIMYRSKLHPYNYVKNTALLLQYGIDCHVVDKNGKSALHIMAEEIGISRVDVIQYWRKAAEAISEMTSSSELCKDYTTEQYQSDLVQCLCMLLEHGGDPNQRTFPAAGMQTVLEVLLQYSSLPYTHTMLWHKPGVLYAAVSLLLENGADPNALTSSSETAICSLFLGAHVHEISDVSMQIQFINLFCQHGYDPDSLSPKQTVLSIFLLLRRHIDLQCVQLLANYMTVGKLEEARASVLNKLVPMLLRSSYELDVQYGHKLREKFFEMTARSLRHMSKLAILRQLNRRASQVQKLPLSGFLKTYLTSDAF; encoded by the exons CCTGCAAGAAATCAGTAGCATGCTGGTTGAAAGTGAAAACTTTAAGTCAGCAGTTTTGTCTTGGAGAGATCCAGAATCTTCATTGAATCTTTTTCAGTGGACAATAGTAAACAAAAGGTGTGATGCTCTTAAGCTTCTTCATCAGCAGTACCCAGCATTTTTGTCTGGCATGGTGACCACCAGTGGCCAGCTTGGACAGAAATGTGCATCTTTTGAGCTGGAATACATCAATTCTCCACTACACCTGGCATGCTGGGTGGGTGATGTAAACATCTTTAGGTACCTTCTAGACAGCGGCTGTGGTCCTTTAGTGACTGTTACATCAGTCATCAGTCTAAAACAGATCTCATCAAATCCCACAATGTTTACAACAGCGAAAGTCAGCAAAAGTCCAAGAGGAAAGCCATTTGAGTTTGCAGTTTCACAGAAGCATTTGGACTGTGTGCAGTTCATGTTGGATAATGTAATTATACAGAGTGTAGCATTACGTTTTTTGTATGCAGGAGTGAGAGAGCCATCTTCTCTTCTCCATAAAGCATGTTCAATAGGCTCAGGGAAACTTGTCAGTCTTCTGCTTAAACAGTCTTTTAGGGACATAATTTGCCTTAGTGACAAAAATGGCAAAACACCACTGCACACTGCAGCCTGGAATGGTGATACAGAAACAATTGAGCAGCTCCTAGAAAATGGAGCAGATGTCAATGCCCTAACAGAATCTAGAAGCTGTTTGCATATAATGTACAG GTCCAAACTACATCCGTATAATTATGTGAAAAACACAGCACTTTTACTGCAATATGGAATAGACTGCCATGTGGTAGACAAGAATGGAAAGTCTGCATTACACATCATGGCAGAGGAGATTGGTATCAGTCGTGTGGATGTTATACAATACTGGCGAAAA GCAGCAGAAGCAATATCAGAAATGACAAGCTCATCTGAGCTTTGTAAAGACTATACAACAGAGCAGTATCAGAGTGACTTGGTTCAATGCCTGTGCATGCTGTTGGAGCATGGTGGTGACCCCAACCAGCGTACATTTCCTGCTGCTGGCATGCAGACTGTGCTGGAA GTATTGCTGCAGTACAGCTCTTTGccatatacacacaccatgCTGTGGCATAAACCAGGAGTTTTGTATGCAGCAGTCTCCCTGCTTCTGGAGAATGGCGCTGATCCCAATGCTCTTACTTCCAGCTCAGAG ACAGCCATTTGCAGTTTATTTCTGGGGGCCCATGTACATGAAATTTCAGATGTGAGCATGCAAATTCAGTTTATCAATCTCTTCTGTCAGCATGGCTATGATCCAGATAGCCTTTCTCCTAAGCAAACTGTCTTGTCCATCTTTCTTCTGCTGAGGCGTCACATTGACCTGCAATGTGTACAGTTGCTAGCCAACTATATGACAGTAGGGAAACTGGAAGAGGCAAGAGCCTCTGTTCTTAACAAGCTTGTGCCTATGTTGTTGAGATCTTCCTATGAACTAGATGTACAGTATGGACATAAACTGAGAGAAAAATTTTTTGAAATGACTGCTCGGTCATTGAGGCACATGAGCAAACTTGCAATATTACGGCAGCTTAATCGAAGGGCAAGTCAGGTGCAAAAACTGCCCCTGTCAGGATTTCTCAAAACGTACCTCACCTCAGATGCCTTTTGa
- the LOC112564974 gene encoding ankyrin-3-like isoform X3, which produces MASDETESTCKESQIKNFCTNILPAVARSIQNGSSLQEISSMLVESENFKSAVLSWRDPESSLNLFQWTIVNKRCDALKLLHQQYPAFLSGMVTTSGQLGQKCASFELEYINSPLHLACWVGDVNIFRYLLDSGCGPLVTVTSVISLKQISSNPTMFTTAKVSKSPRGKPFEFAVSQKHLDCVQFMLDNVIIQSVALRFLYAGVREPSSLLHKACSIGSGKLVSLLLKQSFRDIICLSDKNGKTPLHTAAWNGDTETIEQLLENGADVNALTESRSCLHIMYRSKLHPYNYVKNTALLLQYGIDCHVVDKNGKSALHIMAEEIGISRVDVIQYWRKAAEAISEMTSSSELCKDYTTEQYQSDLVQCLCMLLEHGGDPNQRTFPAAGMQTVLEVLLQYSSLPYTHTMLWHKPGVLYAAVSLLLENGADPNALTSSSETAICSLFLGAHVHEISDVSMQIQFINLFCQHGYDPDSLSPKQTVLSIFLLLRRHIDLQCVQLLANYMTVGKLEEARASVLNKLVPMLLRSSYELDVQYGHKLREKFFEMTARSLRHMSKLAILRQLNRRASQVQKLPLSGFLKTYLTSDAF; this is translated from the exons CCTGCAAGAAATCAGTAGCATGCTGGTTGAAAGTGAAAACTTTAAGTCAGCAGTTTTGTCTTGGAGAGATCCAGAATCTTCATTGAATCTTTTTCAGTGGACAATAGTAAACAAAAGGTGTGATGCTCTTAAGCTTCTTCATCAGCAGTACCCAGCATTTTTGTCTGGCATGGTGACCACCAGTGGCCAGCTTGGACAGAAATGTGCATCTTTTGAGCTGGAATACATCAATTCTCCACTACACCTGGCATGCTGGGTGGGTGATGTAAACATCTTTAGGTACCTTCTAGACAGCGGCTGTGGTCCTTTAGTGACTGTTACATCAGTCATCAGTCTAAAACAGATCTCATCAAATCCCACAATGTTTACAACAGCGAAAGTCAGCAAAAGTCCAAGAGGAAAGCCATTTGAGTTTGCAGTTTCACAGAAGCATTTGGACTGTGTGCAGTTCATGTTGGATAATGTAATTATACAGAGTGTAGCATTACGTTTTTTGTATGCAGGAGTGAGAGAGCCATCTTCTCTTCTCCATAAAGCATGTTCAATAGGCTCAGGGAAACTTGTCAGTCTTCTGCTTAAACAGTCTTTTAGGGACATAATTTGCCTTAGTGACAAAAATGGCAAAACACCACTGCACACTGCAGCCTGGAATGGTGATACAGAAACAATTGAGCAGCTCCTAGAAAATGGAGCAGATGTCAATGCCCTAACAGAATCTAGAAGCTGTTTGCATATAATGTACAG GTCCAAACTACATCCGTATAATTATGTGAAAAACACAGCACTTTTACTGCAATATGGAATAGACTGCCATGTGGTAGACAAGAATGGAAAGTCTGCATTACACATCATGGCAGAGGAGATTGGTATCAGTCGTGTGGATGTTATACAATACTGGCGAAAA GCAGCAGAAGCAATATCAGAAATGACAAGCTCATCTGAGCTTTGTAAAGACTATACAACAGAGCAGTATCAGAGTGACTTGGTTCAATGCCTGTGCATGCTGTTGGAGCATGGTGGTGACCCCAACCAGCGTACATTTCCTGCTGCTGGCATGCAGACTGTGCTGGAA GTATTGCTGCAGTACAGCTCTTTGccatatacacacaccatgCTGTGGCATAAACCAGGAGTTTTGTATGCAGCAGTCTCCCTGCTTCTGGAGAATGGCGCTGATCCCAATGCTCTTACTTCCAGCTCAGAG ACAGCCATTTGCAGTTTATTTCTGGGGGCCCATGTACATGAAATTTCAGATGTGAGCATGCAAATTCAGTTTATCAATCTCTTCTGTCAGCATGGCTATGATCCAGATAGCCTTTCTCCTAAGCAAACTGTCTTGTCCATCTTTCTTCTGCTGAGGCGTCACATTGACCTGCAATGTGTACAGTTGCTAGCCAACTATATGACAGTAGGGAAACTGGAAGAGGCAAGAGCCTCTGTTCTTAACAAGCTTGTGCCTATGTTGTTGAGATCTTCCTATGAACTAGATGTACAGTATGGACATAAACTGAGAGAAAAATTTTTTGAAATGACTGCTCGGTCATTGAGGCACATGAGCAAACTTGCAATATTACGGCAGCTTAATCGAAGGGCAAGTCAGGTGCAAAAACTGCCCCTGTCAGGATTTCTCAAAACGTACCTCACCTCAGATGCCTTTTGa
- the LOC112564974 gene encoding ankyrin-3-like isoform X2: protein MGWKAFLSTKAKNIKMASDETESTCKESQIKNFCTNILPAVARSIQNGSSLQEISSMLVESENFKSAVLSWRDPESSLNLFQWTIVNKRCDALKLLHQQYPAFLSGMVTTSGQLGQKCASFELEYINSPLHLACWVGDVNIFRYLLDSGCGPLVTVTSVISLKQISSNPTMFTTAKVSKSPRGKPFEFAVSQKHLDCVQFMLDNVIIQSVALRFLYAGVREPSSLLHKACSIGSGKLVSLLLKQSFRDIICLSDKNGKTPLHTAAWNGDTETIEQLLENGADVNALTESRSCLHIMYRSKLHPYNYVKNTALLLQYGIDCHVVDKNGKSALHIMAEEIGISRVDVIQYWRKAAEAISEMTSSSELCKDYTTEQYQSDLVQCLCMLLEHGGDPNQRTFPAAGMQTVLEVLLQYSSLPYTHTMLWHKPGVLYAAVSLLLENGADPNALTSSSETAICSLFLGAHVHEISDVSMQIQFINLFCQHGYDPDSLSPKQTVLSIFLLLRRHIDLQCVQLLANYMTVGKLEEARASVLNKLVPMLLRSSYELDVQYGHKLREKFFEMTARSLRHMSKLAILRQLNRRASQVQKLPLSGFLKTYLTSDAF, encoded by the exons CCTGCAAGAAATCAGTAGCATGCTGGTTGAAAGTGAAAACTTTAAGTCAGCAGTTTTGTCTTGGAGAGATCCAGAATCTTCATTGAATCTTTTTCAGTGGACAATAGTAAACAAAAGGTGTGATGCTCTTAAGCTTCTTCATCAGCAGTACCCAGCATTTTTGTCTGGCATGGTGACCACCAGTGGCCAGCTTGGACAGAAATGTGCATCTTTTGAGCTGGAATACATCAATTCTCCACTACACCTGGCATGCTGGGTGGGTGATGTAAACATCTTTAGGTACCTTCTAGACAGCGGCTGTGGTCCTTTAGTGACTGTTACATCAGTCATCAGTCTAAAACAGATCTCATCAAATCCCACAATGTTTACAACAGCGAAAGTCAGCAAAAGTCCAAGAGGAAAGCCATTTGAGTTTGCAGTTTCACAGAAGCATTTGGACTGTGTGCAGTTCATGTTGGATAATGTAATTATACAGAGTGTAGCATTACGTTTTTTGTATGCAGGAGTGAGAGAGCCATCTTCTCTTCTCCATAAAGCATGTTCAATAGGCTCAGGGAAACTTGTCAGTCTTCTGCTTAAACAGTCTTTTAGGGACATAATTTGCCTTAGTGACAAAAATGGCAAAACACCACTGCACACTGCAGCCTGGAATGGTGATACAGAAACAATTGAGCAGCTCCTAGAAAATGGAGCAGATGTCAATGCCCTAACAGAATCTAGAAGCTGTTTGCATATAATGTACAG GTCCAAACTACATCCGTATAATTATGTGAAAAACACAGCACTTTTACTGCAATATGGAATAGACTGCCATGTGGTAGACAAGAATGGAAAGTCTGCATTACACATCATGGCAGAGGAGATTGGTATCAGTCGTGTGGATGTTATACAATACTGGCGAAAA GCAGCAGAAGCAATATCAGAAATGACAAGCTCATCTGAGCTTTGTAAAGACTATACAACAGAGCAGTATCAGAGTGACTTGGTTCAATGCCTGTGCATGCTGTTGGAGCATGGTGGTGACCCCAACCAGCGTACATTTCCTGCTGCTGGCATGCAGACTGTGCTGGAA GTATTGCTGCAGTACAGCTCTTTGccatatacacacaccatgCTGTGGCATAAACCAGGAGTTTTGTATGCAGCAGTCTCCCTGCTTCTGGAGAATGGCGCTGATCCCAATGCTCTTACTTCCAGCTCAGAG ACAGCCATTTGCAGTTTATTTCTGGGGGCCCATGTACATGAAATTTCAGATGTGAGCATGCAAATTCAGTTTATCAATCTCTTCTGTCAGCATGGCTATGATCCAGATAGCCTTTCTCCTAAGCAAACTGTCTTGTCCATCTTTCTTCTGCTGAGGCGTCACATTGACCTGCAATGTGTACAGTTGCTAGCCAACTATATGACAGTAGGGAAACTGGAAGAGGCAAGAGCCTCTGTTCTTAACAAGCTTGTGCCTATGTTGTTGAGATCTTCCTATGAACTAGATGTACAGTATGGACATAAACTGAGAGAAAAATTTTTTGAAATGACTGCTCGGTCATTGAGGCACATGAGCAAACTTGCAATATTACGGCAGCTTAATCGAAGGGCAAGTCAGGTGCAAAAACTGCCCCTGTCAGGATTTCTCAAAACGTACCTCACCTCAGATGCCTTTTGa